A stretch of Myxococcus hansupus DNA encodes these proteins:
- a CDS encoding SDR family NAD(P)-dependent oxidoreductase: MSRKDEAVAELTPLQQALLTIEKLQKKLATATQGDSEPIAIIGMGCRFPGGANSPETFHELLWGGGEALSEIPADRRALQGLYDPDPTKPGKLAMRRAGFVDGADRFDAEFFHISRREAEGMDPQQRFFLEVSWEALEHAGIPPRQLQGTRTGVFAGVHAKDYAFVTGGGLEKVGTHYSTGVDASYVAGRLSYLLGLEGPSMAVDTACSSSLSAVHLACQSLRTEESTLAIAGGVKLILAPHLSVFLSKAGALSPTSRCRTFDREADGMVQGEGCGVVVLKRLRDAVRDGDRILATLRGTGMNHDGASGGLTVPNVRAQEALYRRVLQRAGIDPAQVDYLEAHGTGTRLGDPIELDGVARVYGASRPAERPLWVGSVKPNIGHTEAAAGIAGLIKAVLVLQSGEIPPSLHFEHPTPEFAWEGSGLDVPRGRTPLASKDGPHRVAVSSFGMSGVNAHALVESYSNPTEGAATSGHFVLPLSARTEPALRELAGAWARRLSSLMDLRLGDVCYTAGAGRSHHAHRAALLGATPEALRAALLAVAEGRAVEGVVRGHAKADVDGSTVLVFGDTEPGVERLLRELLEHAAFRRHAEKVDATFRQVAGWSVLEHVARGQGSSGDETKAGVLFVYQVAWAALWQACGLTAVGVAGAGIGALSAAVVSGLLAEEDAIRLSLRLPSTQPVRPQPAKCPYFSFVDAAWVEAGATLPAEAWEQQRAAAVDLHRVAEHLSSRRVAAFVLASTGDAGHEAFEAETRRLGSGALVLRASQQERGAWPGVLHIIARLYGSGVRVRFEGLHVGARKTAVPTYPWQRERFWWDGEHAPAKTAVVPSPSLPVVLAPPSVDGLFCDVSWTEQVAREAQVQAAGHWLIVTEAADGASALHAALVKAGGTVRLARADSDLDAVLRESTSSGQSLRGVVFLASAARSEALDGLSASVLREVTAAVSLVQALSRMAEPPRLVLVTQGAQAADDAAGPVVLSGAPLWGLGRVIAYEHPELACKRIDVDPSLLHAVVPEFVRAGGATSDDDEVVLRGEKRLTPSFTQDLTPKREAGAFRPRADRTYLITGGLGGIGLRLASWLAAHGARHLALCGRKGETEEARLALAPLRDAGVRVATFRVDVSRAEQVAEMLESLRRGGAPLGGIFHSAGVLADSSLLQWASRDFETVMGPKVQGAWNLHALATDATLEQFVLFSSTASLMGSPGQASYAAANAFLDALAQLRRARGLPAVSLNWGSWGEVGMAVADARRGERLAGQGMSPMSVDEALAAMAQVLVENPIRRGIARFDAERWCASHPSIATSSLFRGASVPEEATEAESAPRKLREVLLSLEGSARREALEIRLKEMVSEVGKIPAAKLSPSDSFDALGFDSIMALELRDLVLGELDVSMPLKSFVDDRSIEQVTVELLEKLAVASVLSAAPSERGESKRVLL, translated from the coding sequence ATGAGTCGGAAGGACGAAGCCGTGGCGGAGCTGACGCCTCTTCAGCAGGCGCTGCTGACCATCGAGAAGCTGCAGAAGAAGCTGGCGACGGCCACCCAGGGTGACAGTGAGCCCATCGCCATCATCGGCATGGGCTGCCGGTTTCCGGGGGGCGCGAACAGCCCGGAGACGTTCCACGAACTGCTGTGGGGCGGGGGCGAGGCGCTGTCGGAGATTCCCGCGGACCGTCGCGCCCTTCAGGGGCTCTACGACCCGGACCCCACCAAGCCGGGGAAGCTCGCCATGCGGCGCGCTGGCTTCGTCGACGGCGCCGACCGGTTCGACGCCGAGTTCTTCCACATCTCCCGGCGCGAAGCCGAGGGCATGGACCCGCAGCAGCGCTTCTTCCTGGAGGTGAGCTGGGAGGCCCTGGAGCACGCGGGGATTCCGCCGCGCCAACTGCAGGGGACTCGCACGGGCGTGTTCGCGGGTGTCCACGCGAAGGACTACGCGTTCGTGACGGGGGGCGGACTGGAGAAGGTGGGGACCCACTACTCCACGGGTGTGGACGCCAGCTATGTCGCGGGGCGCCTGTCCTATCTGTTGGGGCTCGAGGGCCCCAGCATGGCCGTGGACACGGCGTGTTCGTCGTCGCTGTCCGCCGTGCACCTGGCGTGTCAGAGCCTGCGGACCGAGGAGTCGACGCTGGCCATCGCCGGTGGCGTGAAGCTCATCCTGGCGCCGCACCTCAGCGTCTTCCTGTCCAAGGCGGGGGCCCTGTCTCCGACCAGCCGCTGCCGCACCTTCGACCGGGAGGCCGACGGCATGGTGCAGGGCGAAGGCTGCGGCGTGGTCGTCCTGAAGCGGCTGCGGGACGCCGTCCGGGATGGCGACCGCATCCTCGCGACCCTTCGCGGTACCGGCATGAACCACGACGGCGCCAGCGGTGGCCTCACGGTTCCGAACGTCCGGGCGCAGGAAGCACTGTACCGGCGCGTTCTCCAACGCGCGGGCATCGACCCGGCCCAGGTGGACTACCTGGAAGCGCATGGGACCGGGACGCGCCTGGGTGACCCGATTGAGCTCGACGGGGTGGCGCGTGTCTACGGTGCGTCGCGGCCGGCGGAGCGCCCGCTGTGGGTGGGCTCCGTCAAACCGAACATCGGACATACCGAAGCCGCCGCGGGCATCGCCGGGCTCATCAAGGCGGTGCTTGTCCTCCAGTCCGGAGAGATTCCGCCGTCCCTCCACTTCGAGCATCCGACCCCGGAGTTCGCGTGGGAGGGCTCGGGCCTCGACGTGCCTCGGGGCCGCACGCCGCTCGCGTCCAAGGACGGTCCGCACCGCGTCGCGGTGAGCTCGTTCGGCATGAGCGGGGTGAACGCGCACGCGCTCGTCGAGTCCTATTCGAATCCCACGGAGGGGGCCGCGACGTCTGGGCACTTCGTGCTCCCGCTGTCGGCGCGGACGGAGCCGGCGTTGCGCGAGCTGGCGGGAGCCTGGGCCCGGCGGCTGTCGTCCCTGATGGACCTCCGGCTGGGAGACGTCTGCTACACGGCCGGGGCCGGGCGTTCCCATCACGCGCATCGCGCCGCGCTGTTGGGCGCCACACCTGAAGCGTTGCGTGCGGCGCTGCTGGCGGTCGCCGAAGGACGCGCCGTTGAAGGCGTCGTTCGCGGGCACGCCAAGGCGGACGTGGACGGCTCCACGGTGCTCGTGTTCGGTGACACGGAGCCCGGCGTGGAGCGGCTCCTGCGCGAACTGCTGGAGCACGCGGCGTTCCGGCGGCACGCGGAGAAGGTGGACGCCACGTTCCGGCAGGTGGCCGGATGGTCCGTCCTGGAACACGTGGCGCGCGGACAGGGGTCGTCGGGCGACGAGACGAAGGCGGGGGTCCTGTTCGTCTACCAGGTGGCTTGGGCCGCGCTGTGGCAGGCGTGCGGCCTGACCGCCGTGGGCGTCGCGGGGGCTGGCATCGGGGCGCTCTCCGCGGCGGTGGTCTCGGGGCTGCTCGCGGAGGAGGACGCCATCCGGCTGAGCCTGCGTCTGCCCTCGACACAGCCTGTTCGTCCTCAGCCCGCGAAGTGCCCGTACTTCTCCTTCGTGGACGCAGCCTGGGTCGAAGCGGGCGCGACGCTGCCCGCGGAGGCTTGGGAGCAGCAGCGGGCCGCCGCGGTGGACCTGCATCGGGTGGCGGAACACCTGAGCTCACGTCGCGTGGCCGCCTTCGTTCTGGCTTCCACTGGGGACGCGGGCCACGAGGCCTTCGAGGCCGAGACTCGGCGCCTGGGCAGCGGCGCGCTCGTGCTTCGCGCCAGCCAGCAGGAGCGCGGCGCCTGGCCGGGGGTGCTGCATATCATCGCGCGCCTCTATGGCAGTGGAGTGCGGGTCCGGTTCGAGGGGCTCCATGTCGGGGCCCGGAAGACGGCGGTGCCGACGTATCCGTGGCAGCGCGAGCGTTTCTGGTGGGATGGGGAACACGCCCCCGCGAAGACGGCGGTCGTCCCTTCGCCCTCGCTTCCGGTGGTGCTCGCGCCGCCGTCCGTGGACGGCCTCTTTTGTGATGTCTCGTGGACCGAACAGGTTGCTCGCGAGGCCCAGGTCCAGGCGGCGGGACACTGGCTCATCGTCACGGAGGCGGCGGACGGTGCGAGCGCTCTTCATGCCGCGTTGGTGAAGGCGGGCGGCACCGTCCGCTTGGCGCGTGCGGACTCCGACCTGGATGCCGTGCTGCGTGAGTCGACGTCGAGTGGGCAGTCGCTCCGAGGCGTCGTCTTCCTGGCGAGCGCGGCACGGTCCGAGGCGCTGGATGGGCTGAGCGCGTCCGTCTTGCGTGAAGTCACAGCGGCGGTGTCGCTCGTGCAAGCCCTGTCGCGGATGGCGGAGCCGCCCCGGCTGGTCCTGGTCACGCAAGGTGCGCAGGCCGCGGATGACGCGGCGGGGCCGGTGGTGCTGTCCGGTGCGCCGCTCTGGGGGCTCGGTCGTGTCATCGCCTACGAGCACCCGGAGCTCGCCTGCAAGCGAATCGATGTCGACCCGTCGTTGCTCCATGCCGTGGTGCCGGAGTTCGTGCGCGCGGGAGGGGCAACTTCGGACGACGACGAAGTGGTCCTCCGGGGCGAGAAGCGGCTGACGCCTTCGTTCACGCAGGACCTCACGCCGAAGCGAGAGGCGGGCGCCTTCCGTCCTCGGGCGGACCGCACGTATCTGATTACAGGAGGCCTGGGGGGGATCGGCCTTCGGCTGGCGTCGTGGCTAGCGGCCCATGGCGCCCGGCACCTCGCCCTGTGCGGCAGGAAGGGGGAGACGGAAGAAGCGCGCCTCGCTCTGGCTCCGCTCCGTGATGCGGGTGTGCGCGTGGCGACGTTCCGCGTCGACGTGAGCCGCGCCGAGCAGGTGGCGGAGATGCTGGAGTCCCTCCGGCGGGGTGGGGCGCCCCTGGGCGGCATCTTCCACAGCGCGGGTGTGCTGGCGGACAGCTCCCTGTTGCAGTGGGCGTCGCGCGACTTCGAGACCGTCATGGGGCCGAAGGTGCAAGGCGCCTGGAACCTCCACGCGCTGGCGACGGACGCCACGCTCGAACAGTTCGTCCTCTTCTCTTCGACCGCGTCGTTGATGGGCTCACCGGGCCAGGCCAGCTACGCAGCGGCGAACGCGTTCCTCGATGCGTTGGCGCAGCTCCGGCGCGCTCGGGGTCTGCCTGCCGTCAGCCTCAACTGGGGAAGCTGGGGCGAAGTCGGAATGGCCGTCGCGGATGCACGGCGAGGCGAGCGGCTCGCGGGGCAGGGCATGTCGCCCATGTCCGTGGACGAAGCCCTGGCGGCCATGGCGCAGGTTCTCGTCGAGAACCCCATCCGCCGGGGAATTGCCCGCTTCGACGCGGAGCGGTGGTGCGCGAGTCATCCCTCCATCGCGACCTCATCCTTGTTCCGCGGTGCCTCCGTGCCCGAAGAGGCCACCGAGGCGGAGTCGGCGCCGCGCAAGCTGCGCGAGGTGCTGCTCTCGCTCGAGGGGAGCGCTCGCCGGGAAGCCTTGGAGATTCGGCTGAAGGAGATGGTCAGCGAGGTCGGAAAGATTCCGGCCGCGAAGCTGTCACCCTCCGACTCGTTCGACGCGCTGGGGTTCGACTCCATCATGGCGCTCGAACTTCGCGACCTGGTGCTGGGCGAGCTCGACGTGAGCATGCCCCTCAAGAGTTTCGTCGATGATCGTTCCATCGAGCAGGTGACGGTTGAGCTTCTCGAGAAGCTCGCGGTCGCCAGTGTGCTCAGCGCTGCCCCTTCGGAGCGCGGTGAATCCAAGCGGGTCCTGCTATGA